GCATCGACGGCGAGGTGCTCACGAATTTCAACGCCGACGGGCTCATCGTCGCCACGCCGACGGGCTCGACCGCCTATTCGCTTTCCGCCGGCGGGCCGATCCTGCTGCCGGATACCGGCGTCTTCGTCATCACGCCGGTCTGCCCGCACGTGCTTACGAACCGATCGACGGTGGTGAGCGATCAATCCCTCGTCGAGGCGCGCCTCTCGGTGCCCGGGCAGGAGGTTTTCATCAGCATGGACGGCCAGTCGCCGGTGGAAATGCGGCTCGACGACGTGCTGCGCATTTCGCAGTCCGACCGCGTGCTGCCGCTTGCCATGCTGCCCGAGCGGCCGTTTTCCAGGGTCCTTCGCCAGAAGCTCAAGTGGAGCGGGAGCAACGTATGACGATCGACCAGATTCTCGGACCGGCCGACGTGATCCTCACGCTGCGCGCAAGCGACAAGGCGGCTGCCATCGAGGAAGTCCTCGCCCAGGTGCGCGGGGACGACCGCGTCGTGAGCTGGGAGCGGCTGCGGGCGGCGGTGATCGAACGCGACGCGCCGGCCCTCGAGCAGGGCGGCTACGGCATCTGCATCGCGCACGGGCGCACCGATGCCGTGAAGGCGCTGGTGATGGCCGCCGGGCGTTCCGAGGAGGGCGTCGTTTTCCCGGGCACCGAGTCGAAGGTGCACCTCATCTTCGTGGCCGGCATTCCCTCCGCGATGAATTCCGAGTATCTGCGCCTCGTCGGGGCGATCGCTCGCGTGTGCCGGGAGCCGAAGTCGATGGAGGCCCTGCTGGCCGCGCCCGACGGCGAGACTTTCGTCGAATTACTCGACTCGGCCACCACCCGGCTGTGAAACCAGTTGTGCGCTCCCGCGATTCGGAACACAATTTCGCCATGGCTACGTGCTCGATTTCCCGGAATGTCGGCGGTTTGGAACGCCTCGGATGTCTTGCCTTCGGAGGGCTGTTTCTTCTGAAGGGAATCCTCTCCCGGCGCACATCGCGCACGCTTTTTGGAGGGCTCCTGATTTACCGGGGCCTCACCGGCAACTGCAAAGCCTACGAGGCGCTCGGGATCGATACGCGACCGGCCGCGGAGAAAACCGAAGGCTGATTTCCCGACGTGGCGCTGCTCGAAGTCAAAGACCTTCAGGTGTGGTTTCCCGTGCTCGGGGGCGTGTTGCGGCGCCGGGTGGGGGAGGTCAAGGCGGTCGATGGCGTGAGTTTTTCCGTCGAGCCGGGGCAGACCGTGGGGCTCGTGGGTGAAAGCGGCAGCGGCAAGACGACAATCGGCCGCGCGTTGATGAGGCTCGTGCCGGCCACCGGGGGCTCCGTCACCTTTGAAGGGCGCGACATCCTTTCGATGAGCGAGGGGCAGTTCCGGCCGTTCCGCCGGCGCATGCAGATCATTTTTCAGGATCCGTTCGGCTCGCTGAATCCGCGGATGACGATCGGCGGCATCGTCGGCGAAGCGCTGGAGATTCATTTTCGGCAGATGTCCGTCTCCCAGCGGCGTGACCGGGTCGCGGATCTTCTGCGGCAGGTCGGGTTGAAGCCCGAGATGATGGGGCGTTATCCGCACGAGTTCAGCGGCGGGCAGCGGCAGCGCATCGGCATCGCCCGGGCGCTGGCGGTCGAGCCCGACTTCATCGTCTGCGACGAACCGGTGAGCGCCCTCGACGTGAGCGTGCAGGCGCAGATCGTGAACCTGCTTCAGGATTTGCAGGCGCAACTCGGCATGGCCTACCTTTTCATCGCCCACGACCTTGCCGTGGTGGAGCACATCAGCGATCACGTTCTGGTGATGCACCACGGCAAGATCGTCGAGAGCGCGAGCGCGGAAGCGATTTACCACGACCCGCAGCACGACTATACCAAGAAGCTCCTCGCGGCCGTGCCGACGATGTAGCCTTTTCCATTCGATGCACCCTTTTTTGCGAAAACTCCTCGGATTCAACTGGATCCTGCTGGGCCTGATGATCGCCCTGATGGGCTACGGGGTCTACGCCATCTATAGCGCGACCTGGATGCGCGACAGCAACTTCTGGCGGGACCAGATCAAGTGGGTGATCATCTGCGTGCCGATTTTCTTTGCCGTCTCGCTGGTCGACTACCGCTGGGTGCGCATCGGCGCGCTGCCTCTCTACATCCTGGGATTGGCCGGTCTCGTGGCGACAATGCTCTTCGGCCAGAAGGTTTACGGGGCCCGAAGCTGGCTGAACCTCGGTTTCATGAATTTCCAGCCGTCGCAGCTCGCCCTGCTCGCCGGCATTCTCACGCTCTCGCTCTTCATGAGCCAGTTCAAGAACCTGCATCCGTTCATCCGACTCGCGGCGTCGGGCGCGATCGTCGGCGCGCCATGGGTGCTCATCCTCATCCAGCCCGACCTCGGCTCGGCGCTGGTCTGGATTCCCGTCGTGCTCGGCATCCTGTTCATCGGCGGCATCCCGAAGCGTTACCTCATCTCGCTCATGCTCCTCGGCCTGGCCGCGGTGCCGCTCGTCATCAATTTTGGTCTGAAGCCCTATCAGAAGGACCGTATCCTGACGTTCATCGACCCGACCCGTGATCCGCAGGGCGCCGGCTGGGCGATCAACCAGTGTCTCATCGCCATCGGTTCCGGCGGGTTCTGGGGCAAGGGTTTCAAGGCTCCGAATACGCTGAACGAGCTCGGCTTCTTGCCGTCGACCGCGGTGCACAACGACTTCATCTTCGCGGCCATGGGTGAGCAGCACGGCTTCGTCGGCGCGGTGATCCTCATTGGCGTGATCGGGTTGACGTTGCTGACGGCGCTCTACGTCGCCATGACGGCTGGCGACAACCTCGGCCGCTACATTGCCGTCGGCGTGCTGATGATGCTTTTCGCGCACGTGTTCGAGAACATCGGCATGACGATTCAGGTGACGCCGATTACCGGCGTGCCGCTGCCGCTCGTAAGCTACGGCGGATCGTTCCTGATGATCACGCTCATCAGCTTTGGGTTGCTGCAAAGTGTCTGGATCCATCGCCGCATCGCCACCTAAGGGGCGGTTGATTTCCTCCGCCTCCGCCGCTATTCTGCGCGCACATGGTCGCATTGGTTAACGAAGCATCGCTCGTCGACAAGGTGCTCGACGGCGCCCGCATCTCTCGCGAGGAGGCCCTGGAACTTTACCGTCTGCCGCTCAACGAGCTTGGCGCTCTGGCCGACGCCCGCCGCAAGCTCGCGAAAGCTGCCGCCTACGGGGGGCGCGGCAACGAGGTCGTCACCTACCTCATCGACCGGAACATCAACTACACGAACGTCTGCAACGTTTACTGCAAGTTCTGCGCCTTCTATCGCACCGAGAAGGACGCCGATCACTACGTCCTCTCCGAGGCGGAGCTCGATCACAAGCTCGATGAACTCACGTCCGTCGGCGGCGTCCAGGTCTTGTTGCAGGGCGGGCACCACCCCGGCCTGACGATCGATTTCTATCTCGGGATGCTTTCGCACATTCGCGAGAAGTATCCGCACATCAACGTTCACGGCTTCAGCCCGCCCGAGTTCAATCACTTCTCGGAGGTCTTCAGGATGCCGCTCGTCGAGGTTATCACAAAGTTTCGCGACGCCGGCCTCGGCTCCATCCCCGGCGGAGGCGGCGAGATTCTCGTCGACCGCATTCGCAACCGCATCGCCCCGCTCAAGTGCGACTCCGACCACTGGCTCGAGGTCATGCGCATCGCGCACACCCTCGGCATGAATTCCAGCGCGACGATGATGTTCGGCCACGTCGAGACGCTCGACGACCGCCTCGAGCATTTGCAGCGGCTGCGCGACGCGCAGGACGATACCGGCGGCTATACGGCTTTCATCTGCTGGACCTTCCAGCCCGAGAACACAAAGCTCCGCGCCGAGCCGGTCGGTTCGTCCGAATACCTCCGCATGCAGGCGCTCTCGCGCATCTTCCTCGATAATTTCGAGAACGTGCAGAGCTCGTGGGTGACGCAGGGGCCGCGCATCGGCCAGGTGGCGCTCAGCTACGGCGCGAATGATTTTGGTAGCGTGATGATGGAGGAGAATGTCGTCAGCAAGGCGGGCGCGACCTTCCGACTCGACGCTCCGATGATCGAACGCCTCATCCGCGAAGCCGGCTACGAGCCGCACCAGCGCAACAACTGGTATCAACTTCTCAGCTAGCGTGCTTGTTGGCCCGCGAGCCGTTTGCTACTTTCTCCCATGCTTTTCCGCCCCAGCGTGCGTGCCGGCCTCCGGCTCGCCATCGTCCTGTGCCTTGCCGGCTGCTCGGCATGGGCGGATGAGTTCGTGACGGTCGACTTCCCCGTCACGACGCGAAAGATCGTCGCCCCGGGGCTCTCCGCCGCCCCTCGGCAGGTCGCCGCGCCGGACGGCATGGGCTACACCGAGGTGCTGCTGCGCCCCGTTCGCAAGGAGACGCGCGTCGCGCTCACCTTCGTGTTTAAGGAGGACGGCGGCAAGGGGCCGTCCGTATTCTGGAAGGGCGACGCGAGCGGACAGCAGGTCACGATTTCCGACGATCTCGGGCAGGGCGTGGTCGGGATGAATCGACGCACGATCATGCTGCCGCCCGAAATTTCGAACGAAGCCGGCCGGCTTTACGTGATGGGGCGGCAGGACTGGCTGCGGCGCATGCGCATCGACTGGTGCGAACCGTCTTCCGTGCTCGTCGCGGCCGACCAGGAGCGGCCGGCTCTCCTCGTCGGGGGTGCGAAGTTGCTCGATCGCGACGTCACCGGGCAGACCGTGATGACGCCGCCCGATGCGTGGTTCGGCCCGGTGCTCGACGCCGCGTTGATGGATGGCGTGGTCGATCTCTCGGAAAGCGTCGAGCTGGAGGTCCCGTTGAAGGGAACGAGTGGCAACGTCCGGCTCCGCGCCAAATTTCTGGGTCTGCCCCTCCAGCGCGCGGTGCGCGTGTGGGTGAATGGCAAGCCGGCCGGGCGGATGCAGCCCGAGTTGCCGAGCATGACGGATCCCGGATACGTGCGCGGCGCCAAACGGATGGTTTACGCCGGCTGGCGCGAAGGCTCCCTTTTTCTAGAGGCCGGCACCTTGCAGGACGGCAGCAACACGATCCTTTTCGAGTCGCCGGGCAAGGGCGTCTTCCTGAGTGGTGCCGCGATGGAAATCGAGACGCCCGTGGTGGACGACGTCCCCGAGGAAACGCCGCCGCCCGAGCTGGCAAAGCCCAGTCCCTCGCCGGCCCCGACGGCAACGCCCGCCGAAGAGCCGGCCCCGGTCGTTTCCGACCCATTGTCGCCATAGCTTTTTGGCGGAACCTGCGCTAAGTAACCCGTCTCCCTTATGAAACTCCGTCCCTTTCGTTCGCGCCGCATGGCGGCCTACACGCTCTTCGAAATCATGCTCGTGCTCGCGATCATCGCGGTGCTCCTCGGCTCGGCGATCTACATGCTCGGCGGTCAGCTCGATGTCGCGAAGGTGAAGCGCGTGGATGCCGATGCGCAGACCTTCGGCGTGGCCCTGCGTTCCTACGAAATGATGAGCCTCGCAAAGCCGACGACCACGCAGGGGCTGGCTGCGCTCGCGGTGCGCCCGACGACGGAGCCGGTGCCCAAGCGCTGGATCAAGCAGATGGAGGCGGTGCCCATGGACCCATGGAACCACCCCTATAATTATTACAACCCTGGGAAGAAGAATCAGCAGGGTTACGACTTTTTCTCGAGCGGCCCCGACGGCATCGCGGGCAACGACGACGACATCTGGCCGCAGTAGGCCGGCCCCTTTTTGTGCGCTCCTCCCGCCCGGGATTTACGCTGCTGGAAATCATGATGGTGCTCGCGTTGATCGCGATCATCTTCATCGGGTCCGCACCGTTGATCGTCGCGTCGAGCCGGGAGCGCAGCATGCGGGACGCGGCTTCGGAGATCGAGGCCATGGTGCGTGCCGAGCGGCATGACGTGATGGCCTCGGGCGAGCGGCGGGTGCTCGAGATCCGGCCCGCCGGTTTTTTCGAAAAGGGGCTGAAACCGCGCGAGGTGCTTCCCATGACCAAGGCTGCCAAACTGACCTTCCGCGCACCCGGGGAGCGGGACTGGGGCAAGCCCACGGGGCAGGAATGGGAATTCTCGCCGATCGGCATGGTCACGCCGCTCTCCGTGCGCCTCGAGAATGGCGATTACTGGATGGAGCTGGATTTTGACATGCTCACCGGGCGTCTGGCGGAGGAGCGGTATGCGTTCTGAGCGGCGGCGCTCCCGCGGACGCGGCGGCTTCACGCTGCTCGAGGTGCTGATGGCGGTGGCCATTTTTGCCTTCGCCTCGATCGGGTTGC
This genomic stretch from Chthoniobacterales bacterium harbors:
- a CDS encoding PTS sugar transporter subunit IIA yields the protein MTIDQILGPADVILTLRASDKAAAIEEVLAQVRGDDRVVSWERLRAAVIERDAPALEQGGYGICIAHGRTDAVKALVMAAGRSEEGVVFPGTESKVHLIFVAGIPSAMNSEYLRLVGAIARVCREPKSMEALLAAPDGETFVELLDSATTRL
- a CDS encoding DUF2892 domain-containing protein, translating into MATCSISRNVGGLERLGCLAFGGLFLLKGILSRRTSRTLFGGLLIYRGLTGNCKAYEALGIDTRPAAEKTEG
- a CDS encoding ATP-binding cassette domain-containing protein; the encoded protein is MALLEVKDLQVWFPVLGGVLRRRVGEVKAVDGVSFSVEPGQTVGLVGESGSGKTTIGRALMRLVPATGGSVTFEGRDILSMSEGQFRPFRRRMQIIFQDPFGSLNPRMTIGGIVGEALEIHFRQMSVSQRRDRVADLLRQVGLKPEMMGRYPHEFSGGQRQRIGIARALAVEPDFIVCDEPVSALDVSVQAQIVNLLQDLQAQLGMAYLFIAHDLAVVEHISDHVLVMHHGKIVESASAEAIYHDPQHDYTKKLLAAVPTM
- the rodA gene encoding rod shape-determining protein RodA; its protein translation is MHPFLRKLLGFNWILLGLMIALMGYGVYAIYSATWMRDSNFWRDQIKWVIICVPIFFAVSLVDYRWVRIGALPLYILGLAGLVATMLFGQKVYGARSWLNLGFMNFQPSQLALLAGILTLSLFMSQFKNLHPFIRLAASGAIVGAPWVLILIQPDLGSALVWIPVVLGILFIGGIPKRYLISLMLLGLAAVPLVINFGLKPYQKDRILTFIDPTRDPQGAGWAINQCLIAIGSGGFWGKGFKAPNTLNELGFLPSTAVHNDFIFAAMGEQHGFVGAVILIGVIGLTLLTALYVAMTAGDNLGRYIAVGVLMMLFAHVFENIGMTIQVTPITGVPLPLVSYGGSFLMITLISFGLLQSVWIHRRIAT
- the mqnC gene encoding cyclic dehypoxanthinyl futalosine synthase, with the translated sequence MVALVNEASLVDKVLDGARISREEALELYRLPLNELGALADARRKLAKAAAYGGRGNEVVTYLIDRNINYTNVCNVYCKFCAFYRTEKDADHYVLSEAELDHKLDELTSVGGVQVLLQGGHHPGLTIDFYLGMLSHIREKYPHINVHGFSPPEFNHFSEVFRMPLVEVITKFRDAGLGSIPGGGGEILVDRIRNRIAPLKCDSDHWLEVMRIAHTLGMNSSATMMFGHVETLDDRLEHLQRLRDAQDDTGGYTAFICWTFQPENTKLRAEPVGSSEYLRMQALSRIFLDNFENVQSSWVTQGPRIGQVALSYGANDFGSVMMEENVVSKAGATFRLDAPMIERLIREAGYEPHQRNNWYQLLS
- the gspG gene encoding type II secretion system major pseudopilin GspG, whose product is MKLRPFRSRRMAAYTLFEIMLVLAIIAVLLGSAIYMLGGQLDVAKVKRVDADAQTFGVALRSYEMMSLAKPTTTQGLAALAVRPTTEPVPKRWIKQMEAVPMDPWNHPYNYYNPGKKNQQGYDFFSSGPDGIAGNDDDIWPQ
- a CDS encoding type II secretion system protein encodes the protein MRSSRPGFTLLEIMMVLALIAIIFIGSAPLIVASSRERSMRDAASEIEAMVRAERHDVMASGERRVLEIRPAGFFEKGLKPREVLPMTKAAKLTFRAPGERDWGKPTGQEWEFSPIGMVTPLSVRLENGDYWMELDFDMLTGRLAEERYAF